The proteins below come from a single Nocardiopsis gilva YIM 90087 genomic window:
- a CDS encoding HAD family hydrolase, with protein sequence MTGSGFDAVLCDIDGVLRLWDPDHMGALDRQHGLTEGTLAGAAFAPHRITPAITGQTTDAQWRTGVADDLAEACGSRSRAEAMVRQWAAVMPQVDPEVLRTLAAVRERARVVLVSNATTRLEEELDQLGLSDMADAVVNSSRLGVAKPDPAVYRAAADAAGASVQRCLFVDDAAANVAAARRLGMAGLHYTGFPGLRDVLAPLLRG encoded by the coding sequence ATGACGGGATCAGGGTTCGACGCGGTCCTCTGCGATATCGACGGGGTGCTGCGGTTGTGGGACCCCGACCACATGGGAGCGCTGGATCGGCAGCACGGCTTGACCGAAGGGACGCTGGCCGGAGCGGCGTTCGCACCGCACCGGATCACGCCCGCCATCACGGGGCAGACCACCGACGCGCAGTGGCGTACGGGCGTGGCCGATGACCTCGCGGAGGCTTGCGGTTCCCGCAGCCGCGCTGAGGCGATGGTGCGGCAGTGGGCGGCGGTGATGCCGCAGGTCGATCCCGAGGTGCTGCGCACACTGGCTGCGGTCCGCGAGCGGGCACGCGTCGTGCTGGTCTCCAACGCCACGACGCGGCTGGAGGAGGAACTGGACCAGCTCGGTCTGTCCGACATGGCGGACGCGGTGGTCAACTCCTCCCGGCTGGGCGTCGCCAAACCCGACCCCGCCGTGTACCGGGCCGCCGCTGATGCGGCCGGGGCGTCGGTCCAACGCTGCCTGTTCGTCGATGACGCCGCAGCCAATGTGGCGGCGGCCCGCAGGCTTGGCATGGCGGGCCTGCACTACACCGGGTTTCCGGGGCTGCGTGACGTGCTCGCCCCTCTCCTCCGTGGCTGA